CGTTCTACACAATTTCCTTCAAATCTGTCTTCCTGCTGCATAACTTTCTCCTTTTCTGTTCACTTTCCGTGACTCTTGTTTCTTTATGAATTCTTTTCCCGTTACATTTTTAGATGTAGATGATTTTAATGGAACCGAAATTTGTTTCTCCTTGAATATATAACATATTGCTGCTGGTTCCTTCCCATCTTCCCTCTTCCGTAACACCGCCAAAAGAACGGTCTATGTTATTATTAATCTTCCATTCCTTTGGAATATAAAGGTTGGTTTCGCCAAAATTGTTTTCAATTCTTACATAAGCTGTTCCACTCTGAATGACTGCGTTGTCAAAATAAACGGTAAGGCTGCCAAAGTTATTTTCTAATTCTGCGTTACAAAAATTATCGGAGTTGATGTATTTGATGGAGGAACCAAAATTGTTCTCACAGCGGACATGTTCTCCGTTGCACTGATCCTTTGAGGTAGCGTTGAGAATCTTTGCATCACCACTGTTCCAGCTCCAGGTGTTTTTTTTTCGAAAAATCATGGATAAT
This genomic window from Roseburia sp. 831b contains:
- a CDS encoding LiaF transmembrane domain-containing protein, giving the protein MRRNGKIFWGLFFILAAVYLVVSRIYALPEVSIFGIVLTVFFIWMFINGIRKLNFYEILFSVAFVCCIYAKPLGIENLTPWPVLGAALLGSIGLSMIFRKKNTWSWNSGDAKILNATSKDQCNGEHVRCENNFGSSIKYINSDNFCNAELENNFGSLTVYFDNAVIQSGTAYVRIENNFGETNLYIPKEWKINNNIDRSFGGVTEEGRWEGTSSNMLYIQGETNFGSIKIIYI